Within Amygdalobacter nucleatus, the genomic segment TTGTTGCATATAACTACTCCGACATGAAGTGGGGTATTCAATATGCCGGTTATAGTGCCCCTGCATCTGCTGCTTTTTTTACTGCAATCCCATATGCTATTGGAATCATTGTATGTGTTATTTTGGCCATCTTCTTCAAGAAGAAAATGGGATAACAGAGACAGGCCAAGGCTCCCACACTGCCATCAACGGTAGTATGGGAGCCTTGTTTTATGCCTCTATGTCGATTGTGATGCCGGATTTGAAGTCTACGGTAAAGTGGTCATCGAAGACGGTGATCTTTTCAATTAGGCGGCTGACCAGTGTCTCATCAAACTCTGTGATGGTGGCAGGCTGGCTCTTGACGAAATCCTGCAGGTCCCGGATTTGCTTCATCTGTTCATCCTTGATGACGCTGTCCACCTCGGCCTGCCTGCGCTGATCCCGGAGGCGGAGAATCTCATCCGCGATGGCGTCGTAATCGTCCTTCTGGTTAACCTTCTTCAGGAGCTCTTTTTGCAGCTTGTTCAGCCGCTCGTCTATGACATCCGGTGAGAGGGCATCACCCTGCAGGACTACCGTAGCTATGTTCGCCCGTAGCGTTTGCAGGAAATCGTCCTTCTGGCAGAGCACCCGGTTAATGGCATCGATTACCACCTGTTCCAGAAGCGTTTCATTGACTGTCCGGTTGTGGCAAGCGTGGCCGGTGGCCTCCAAGCGGCTGCAGCACCGCCAGACGATGGACTTGCAGCCTCGGTTGTTCCAGTGGACACGCCGGTAAAATTCGCCGCACTCGCCACAGAAAACGATCTGCGCGAAACAGTGCTTGCAGGAGTAGCAGCGCCGTTTGCCGTTGTCGCTGGTATGGACCACGCGCCTGCGGACCAGCTCCTCTTGCACCCGAAGGAAGATGTCCTTCGGGATGATGGCCTCGTGGTCGCCTTTCACATAGTACTGCGGGACGGTGTCGTTGTTTTTGATGCGCTTCTTCGTCAGAAAATCTGTGATGTAAGTCTTTTGCAGGAGCGCGTCACCGATGTACTTCTCGTTGAGGAGGATCTTGTTGATAGTGCTGGTGTGACATTTTGTCTTGCCAGCGCCGGTGAGGATACCGTCAGCCATAAGCCCGTCTGCAATCTTATCCATACCAAGGGTAAAAATCGGTGTGTTTCGAGGCAAAAACACGCTTTGATAAATTCCCGCGAACGACCGCGAAAATCTGACATCAATCTGGAGCAATCGAGCCATGTGGATGATAAGAACGCCTGCGTTATGAAGTCCATACCAGAGGAACCAGTGAAGGCGGCATGCGCCACGATGATGAACAAGCTGACATGGGGCAGGAGCAGAGTCCTCCTCCCATACGTGGAAATGCTGAAAGAAGGCATGAAAACCGATACACTGGACAGGCTTTCCAAACTGGAATCCCTTCTGGAAAAGAACGCTGAGCGCAGGGCGCAGATCACGCAGTTCTTCACGAAGGGGCTTCTCGATCCGGCGGTGTATGCGGAAGAAAGC encodes:
- a CDS encoding recombinase family protein translates to MARLLQIDVRFSRSFAGIYQSVFLPRNTPIFTLGMDKIADGLMADGILTGAGKTKCHTSTINKILLNEKYIGDALLQKTYITDFLTKKRIKNNDTVPQYYVKGDHEAIIPKDIFLRVQEELVRRRVVHTSDNGKRRCYSCKHCFAQIVFCGECGEFYRRVHWNNRGCKSIVWRCCSRLEATGHACHNRTVNETLLEQVVIDAINRVLCQKDDFLQTLRANIATVVLQGDALSPDVIDERLNKLQKELLKKVNQKDDYDAIADEILRLRDQRRQAEVDSVIKDEQMKQIRDLQDFVKSQPATITEFDETLVSRLIEKITVFDDHFTVDFKSGITIDIEA